From Myxococcales bacterium, the proteins below share one genomic window:
- a CDS encoding insulinase family protein: MPSSRRARLFALALALPLVGLAAPSFAEKPMQAPLAAPSARAPQSTMLPKVPGATLTAKKVVLENGLTVLLHEDHRVSTVSVNVFYHVGSKDEAPGKNGFAHLFEHVMFQGSKHVAEDTFFRHLEEVGASGINGTTNQDRTNYFETVPSSRLELALWLESDRMGFLLDHVDQATFDSQREVVKNERRQNYENAPYGLVGQAVRAELFPAQHPYHLLTIGSPKVLDAATLEDVKGFFRTYYVPGNATLALAGDFEETKALELVKKYFGPIVNRPVPAKKAPIDTKLSGETRIDVSADVELARAYVSWPTPAFFAPGDADLDIAARALASGKTSRLYKRLVYDLQIAQGVFASQASMELGSVFEIVATAKPGHTADELLKVVDEELAALRDRGISQDELSRAKVSTRADSIFGIERVGARANLLNTYFHYTGDADYFAKDLARYEATSAETVKAAVNAHLPAKARVVTLVAPKKGAPIAGEVTNVARGGAK, from the coding sequence ATGCCGTCCTCTCGCCGCGCGCGTCTCTTCGCGCTCGCCCTCGCCCTCCCCCTCGTGGGCCTCGCGGCCCCGTCGTTCGCCGAGAAACCGATGCAGGCCCCGCTCGCCGCTCCCTCGGCGCGAGCCCCGCAGTCGACGATGCTCCCGAAGGTGCCCGGGGCCACGCTCACCGCGAAGAAGGTCGTCCTCGAGAACGGGCTCACCGTGCTCCTCCACGAGGACCACCGGGTGTCGACCGTGAGCGTGAACGTGTTCTACCACGTGGGCTCGAAGGACGAGGCGCCCGGCAAAAACGGCTTCGCGCACCTCTTCGAGCACGTCATGTTCCAGGGGTCGAAGCACGTCGCGGAGGACACCTTCTTCCGCCACCTCGAGGAGGTGGGGGCCTCGGGCATCAACGGTACGACCAACCAAGATCGCACGAACTACTTCGAGACCGTGCCCTCGTCGCGCCTCGAGCTCGCGCTCTGGCTCGAGAGCGACCGTATGGGTTTTTTGCTCGATCACGTCGATCAGGCCACGTTCGATAGCCAACGCGAGGTCGTGAAGAACGAGCGCCGGCAGAACTACGAGAACGCTCCTTACGGGCTCGTGGGCCAGGCCGTTCGCGCCGAGCTCTTCCCCGCGCAGCACCCCTACCACTTGCTCACGATCGGCTCTCCGAAGGTCCTCGACGCCGCGACGCTCGAGGACGTGAAGGGCTTTTTCCGCACGTACTACGTGCCCGGAAACGCGACGCTCGCCCTCGCGGGGGATTTCGAGGAGACGAAGGCCCTCGAGCTCGTGAAGAAGTACTTCGGTCCGATCGTGAACCGGCCCGTGCCCGCGAAGAAGGCCCCGATCGACACGAAGCTTTCGGGGGAGACCCGCATCGACGTCTCGGCCGACGTGGAGCTCGCGCGGGCCTACGTGTCGTGGCCCACGCCGGCGTTCTTCGCGCCCGGGGACGCCGACCTCGACATCGCCGCACGAGCGCTCGCCTCCGGGAAGACGAGCCGGCTCTACAAGCGCCTCGTCTACGATCTCCAGATCGCGCAGGGCGTGTTCGCGTCGCAGGCATCCATGGAGCTCGGGAGCGTGTTCGAGATCGTCGCGACGGCGAAGCCCGGGCACACGGCGGACGAGCTGCTCAAGGTCGTGGACGAGGAGCTCGCGGCGCTCCGTGACCGTGGGATCTCGCAGGACGAGCTCTCGCGCGCCAAGGTGTCGACCCGCGCCGACTCGATCTTCGGGATCGAGCGCGTCGGCGCGAGGGCGAACCTGCTCAACACGTACTTCCACTACACGGGGGACGCCGACTACTTCGCGAAGGATCTCGCGCGGTACGAGGCGACGTCGGCCGAGACCGTGAAGGCCGCCGTGAACGCCCATCTCCCCGCGAAGGCCCGCGTCGTGACGTTGGTCGCGCCGAAGAAGGGGGCCCCCATCGCCGGAGAGGTCACGAACGTGGCGCGAGGAGGTGCAAAATGA
- a CDS encoding insulinase family protein translates to MKARSSIVALTLAFALVACGGETPPPVVPTVPPPTVAKVEPKPVPLETPDAPFRSQPPEKGDAGRPFVAPKVEERALKNGIRVLFVPHPTPTVSVSLVVRAGQGDVAQAKPGTLSFLGAMLEQGTKTRSALKLSDDFEAIGAHHDASFGWDSGALSVDVLREHLDVALELLADLAQNPTFPKEEIERLRARRLAGIQAEKNNPSAMMVNAQAAVLYGRAHPYGHTLSGEASDVSAVTREALVKLHKELFVPSLLTLVVSGGVNDTTLMPSLERTFGALSGAKRERGKVPEAPKADKKPKDESRLVLVEKARAAQSQIALTQVGAPASTEDRDAITVMNAILGGMFSSRINLNLREKHAYTYGARSYFSMRRGAGPFAASAAVVTDKTAPAIHELFVELEKMRDQEVTEAELQGAKEGIVQQLPARFETARDVVNAVSDLVVYDYPADEYATRVDRISKVTAKDVLRVAQKWLTPRTMKVVVVGDREKLERELESMHLGAPDVRDPYGNPQDPKKAQEKPPAKPASAPAKPASAPAKK, encoded by the coding sequence ATGAAGGCTCGTTCGTCGATCGTCGCGCTCACGCTGGCCTTCGCTCTCGTCGCCTGCGGTGGAGAAACACCGCCACCGGTCGTGCCGACGGTGCCTCCGCCGACGGTCGCCAAGGTCGAGCCGAAGCCGGTCCCGCTCGAGACCCCGGACGCGCCGTTCCGTTCGCAACCGCCCGAGAAGGGCGACGCGGGCAGGCCGTTCGTCGCTCCGAAGGTCGAAGAGCGCGCGCTCAAGAACGGCATCCGCGTGCTCTTCGTGCCGCACCCCACTCCGACCGTGTCCGTGTCGCTCGTCGTCCGTGCAGGCCAGGGGGACGTCGCCCAGGCGAAGCCCGGGACGCTGTCGTTCCTCGGCGCCATGCTCGAGCAGGGCACGAAGACCCGCTCGGCGCTCAAGCTCTCGGACGACTTCGAGGCGATCGGCGCGCACCACGACGCGTCGTTCGGCTGGGACTCGGGCGCCCTCTCGGTCGACGTGCTCCGCGAGCACCTCGACGTCGCCCTCGAGCTCCTCGCGGATCTCGCGCAGAACCCGACCTTCCCGAAGGAAGAGATCGAGCGCCTCAGGGCTCGCCGGCTCGCCGGTATCCAAGCCGAAAAGAACAATCCTTCCGCGATGATGGTGAATGCCCAGGCCGCGGTGCTCTACGGCCGCGCGCACCCCTACGGCCACACCCTCTCGGGCGAGGCGAGCGACGTCTCGGCGGTCACCCGCGAGGCGCTCGTGAAGCTTCACAAAGAGCTCTTCGTGCCGAGCCTGCTCACGCTCGTCGTGTCCGGAGGCGTGAACGACACGACGCTCATGCCCTCGCTCGAGCGGACGTTCGGGGCGCTCTCGGGTGCGAAGCGAGAGCGTGGCAAGGTGCCCGAGGCGCCCAAGGCGGACAAGAAGCCGAAGGACGAGTCGCGCCTCGTGCTCGTCGAAAAGGCGCGCGCGGCGCAGTCGCAGATCGCGCTCACGCAGGTGGGCGCGCCCGCGAGCACCGAGGACCGGGACGCCATCACGGTCATGAACGCCATCTTGGGCGGCATGTTCTCGAGCCGGATCAACCTGAATTTGCGGGAGAAACACGCGTACACGTACGGCGCGCGCTCGTACTTCTCGATGCGTCGAGGTGCAGGCCCGTTCGCGGCGAGCGCGGCGGTCGTGACCGACAAGACGGCCCCGGCCATCCACGAGCTCTTCGTCGAGCTCGAGAAGATGCGCGACCAAGAGGTCACCGAGGCCGAGCTTCAGGGCGCGAAGGAGGGCATCGTTCAGCAGCTCCCGGCCCGCTTCGAGACGGCGAGGGACGTGGTGAACGCCGTGTCCGATCTCGTCGTCTACGACTACCCCGCCGACGAGTACGCGACGCGGGTCGATCGCATCTCCAAAGTGACCGCGAAGGACGTGCTCCGCGTCGCACAGAAGTGGCTCACGCCGCGCACGATGAAGGTCGTCGTCGTCGGTGACCGCGAGAAGCTCGAACGCGAGCTCGAGTCGATGCACCTCGGCGCGCCCGACGTGCGCGATCCGTACGGCAACCCGCAAGATCCCAAGAAGGCTCAGGAAAAACCCCCTGCGAAGCCCGCTTCGGCGCCCGCGAAGCCCGCGTCGGCGCCCGCGAAGAAATAG
- a CDS encoding AAA family ATPase: protein MQPQQNALPVRLQQIARTLESRFLGKDEVIRLLLIAVVAGEHAVLVGPPGTAKSALIRMFARLVQARYFEYLLTRFTEPNEIFGPVDIAAFREGRYQRRIEGMLPEAEIVFLDEVFKSNSAILNALLTLLNERRYSSGGTVLKCPLLSCFGASNEVPSDETLTAIFDRFLLRIRSDNLDAYHFQDLLTKGLRNEVMGITEQPVQPLASAREIYDLHRASAQRMRFSGEFFSQYKGLVFQIRAEGVTLSDRRVVKMLKLFAASAFLDGRSQPDASDFFVLKHTWNNEDQAAILEAIVTPVLEAHYRDHPQARRVGSAGIGVEAIAAEIDRVRQVLTGGGGLSDVQLFSQLKALNEIKAALGASPDPRAPELVQRVDQLLEAAFRSGRFAQL from the coding sequence ATGCAGCCGCAGCAGAACGCGCTCCCGGTCAGGCTCCAGCAAATCGCTCGGACGCTCGAGTCTCGATTCCTCGGCAAGGACGAGGTCATCCGCCTCTTGCTCATCGCGGTCGTGGCGGGGGAGCACGCCGTGCTCGTCGGGCCTCCGGGCACGGCGAAATCGGCGCTCATCCGCATGTTCGCGCGCCTCGTGCAGGCGCGCTACTTCGAGTACTTGCTCACGCGCTTCACCGAGCCGAACGAGATCTTCGGGCCGGTCGACATCGCCGCGTTTCGCGAGGGGCGCTACCAGCGCCGCATCGAGGGCATGCTCCCCGAGGCCGAGATCGTGTTCCTCGACGAGGTCTTCAAGTCGAACTCGGCGATCTTGAACGCGCTGCTCACGCTCTTGAACGAGCGGCGCTACTCGAGCGGCGGCACCGTCTTGAAGTGCCCGCTCCTCTCGTGCTTCGGGGCCTCGAACGAGGTGCCGTCCGACGAGACCCTGACGGCCATCTTCGACCGCTTCCTCCTGCGTATCCGCAGCGACAACCTGGACGCCTACCACTTCCAGGACCTCCTCACGAAGGGCCTCCGGAACGAGGTCATGGGCATCACCGAGCAGCCCGTGCAGCCGCTCGCGTCGGCCCGGGAGATCTACGATCTTCACCGGGCCTCGGCCCAGCGCATGCGCTTCTCGGGGGAGTTCTTCAGCCAGTACAAGGGCCTCGTCTTCCAGATCCGCGCCGAGGGCGTGACGCTCTCCGACCGGCGCGTCGTGAAGATGCTGAAGCTCTTCGCGGCGAGCGCCTTCCTCGATGGCCGAAGCCAGCCCGACGCGAGCGATTTCTTCGTCCTCAAGCACACCTGGAACAACGAAGACCAGGCCGCGATCCTCGAGGCGATCGTGACGCCCGTGCTCGAGGCTCACTACCGCGACCACCCACAGGCGCGGAGGGTCGGGTCGGCCGGCATCGGCGTCGAGGCCATCGCGGCCGAGATCGACCGTGTACGCCAGGTGCTTACCGGGGGCGGTGGGCTCTCGGACGTGCAGCTCTTCAGCCAGCTCAAGGCGCTCAACGAAATCAAAGCCGCGCTCGGCGCTTCCCCCGATCCGCGCGCTCCCGAGCTCGTCCAGCGCGTCGACCAGCTGCTCGAAGCGGCGTTCCGTAGCGGTCGTTTCGCGCAGCTCTGA
- the tsaB gene encoding tRNA (adenosine(37)-N6)-threonylcarbamoyltransferase complex dimerization subunit type 1 TsaB, translating to MGLLVAIDTASPLGQVAVFRAGALVHEASRRVSNAHGESLLPLLDDALRAVGARPGDVEAWVVDVGPGSFTGVRVGIATVRGVTLATSARAYGAGSLVALAAALPPSVPGLRVAVMPSVRGEVFVRVERPSGELVIAEQAVVYGEVAELVAGLGEPVVLVGEAAHALRELPGLEGARVEGSPPYDVPRATTLGRLVLEGRALADLTPLYVKPPAIHPGALTG from the coding sequence ATGGGCTTGCTCGTCGCGATCGACACGGCCTCCCCGCTCGGGCAGGTCGCCGTGTTCCGGGCGGGCGCGCTGGTCCACGAGGCCTCTCGGCGCGTCTCGAACGCGCACGGCGAGAGTCTCCTGCCGCTCCTCGACGACGCCCTTCGCGCCGTCGGGGCACGGCCGGGGGACGTCGAGGCGTGGGTCGTCGACGTGGGGCCGGGCTCGTTCACGGGCGTCCGCGTCGGGATCGCCACCGTTCGCGGTGTGACGCTCGCCACGTCGGCGCGCGCGTACGGAGCAGGCTCGTTGGTCGCGCTCGCCGCGGCGCTTCCGCCGAGCGTCCCAGGCCTCCGTGTCGCGGTCATGCCGTCCGTGCGCGGCGAGGTGTTCGTGCGGGTCGAGCGGCCCTCGGGCGAGCTGGTCATCGCCGAGCAGGCGGTCGTGTACGGAGAGGTGGCCGAGCTCGTCGCCGGGCTCGGTGAGCCCGTGGTGTTGGTGGGGGAGGCCGCTCACGCTCTCCGCGAGCTCCCCGGGCTCGAGGGGGCTCGGGTGGAGGGCTCTCCGCCCTACGACGTGCCGCGCGCGACCACCTTGGGGCGGCTCGTGCTCGAGGGGAGGGCGCTCGCCGACCTCACCCCGCTCTACGTGAAGCCACCTGCGATCCACCCCGGCGCGCTCACCGGGTAG
- the lon gene encoding endopeptidase La — protein MGPRLTKKRATLRGGRARTGEGARRARAASPLGAFRVRLGAYHGRRPSRPRPRSFVLSQEQRFEIESLPILPLRNSVVFPASVVPINVGRPRSVRLVEDLLGQERAIVGIVSQRDSAVDEPTFDDLFEVGTVARVVKVIRLGPSNYSVVLHGLSRLRLVGRSGIEPYMRAKVRRISEDLERDPELDRAANQLRDATRELLGLMPNLPKETQGVLDNVREAGSLADLITSNLTSDQANVPDRQVILETFDVKARVGAVAQIVQRQLELFRVRREVSTMVADEGKSQREQILRQQMKSIREELGEGEDDEIEDLREKVRLAQLPEEAMKIARKQLGRMSGMHQQSAEFNVTRTYVEWLADLPWQKSTPDKIDVVDVRRCLDEDHFGLEKVKKRIVEYMAVRKLRADKKGPILCFVGPPGVGKTSLGRSIARSMGRRYHRIALGGVRDEAEIRGHRRTYVGALPGRIIQGLKKVGVKNPVFVLDEIDKMGVDVAGDPASALLEVLDPAQNGTFQDHYIDTPFDLSQVTFIATANNPDTIPGPLWDRLEVIEVPGYTRSEKRNIAREFLGPKQLSSHGLTDERLELEESGIGAIIDHYTREAGVRGLEREIGSVCRHVAMKLAEGEDVRVVATKEKVEEILGAPKYLPDLAERTSAPGVATGLAWTPSGGDILFIEATKMPGRGDVVVTGNLKSVMQESAQAAMSFVRSRAKDLGLDPEFLKTIDLHLHVPKGGTPKDGPSAGITMFSAVTSLLLQCAVKREVAMTGEITLRGAVLPVGGIKEKLLAAHRAGITEVLVPSQNERDLDDVPKDVLAGLKVHLVHRVDEVLPLVLLPPEPVAEEPAEEP, from the coding sequence ATGGGCCCTAGGCTTACCAAAAAGCGAGCCACGCTTCGAGGGGGACGGGCGAGGACGGGAGAGGGGGCTCGACGCGCACGCGCCGCTTCTCCGCTCGGGGCCTTTCGCGTTAGGCTCGGGGCCTATCATGGGCGCAGGCCTTCGCGCCCGAGGCCGAGGAGCTTCGTCTTGTCGCAAGAGCAAAGGTTCGAGATCGAGAGCCTTCCCATCCTTCCGCTGAGAAACAGCGTGGTTTTTCCGGCGAGCGTCGTGCCCATCAACGTCGGTCGCCCGCGGAGCGTCCGCCTCGTCGAGGATTTGCTCGGTCAGGAGCGCGCGATCGTCGGGATCGTGAGCCAGCGCGACTCGGCCGTCGACGAGCCCACGTTCGACGACCTCTTCGAGGTCGGCACGGTCGCGCGTGTCGTGAAAGTGATCCGCCTCGGACCGTCCAACTACTCCGTGGTGCTCCACGGGCTCTCACGGCTAAGGCTGGTGGGACGCAGCGGCATCGAGCCCTACATGCGCGCCAAGGTGCGGCGCATCTCGGAGGATCTCGAGCGCGACCCCGAGCTCGACCGCGCCGCGAACCAGCTCCGTGACGCGACCCGCGAGCTGCTCGGGCTCATGCCGAACCTCCCCAAGGAGACCCAAGGGGTGCTCGACAACGTCCGTGAGGCCGGGAGCCTCGCCGACCTCATCACCTCGAACCTCACGAGCGATCAGGCCAACGTGCCCGATCGCCAGGTGATCCTCGAGACCTTCGACGTGAAGGCGCGCGTCGGTGCGGTCGCCCAGATCGTCCAGCGTCAGCTCGAGCTCTTCCGCGTGCGTCGCGAGGTCTCGACCATGGTGGCGGACGAGGGCAAAAGTCAGCGCGAGCAGATCCTGCGCCAGCAAATGAAGAGCATCCGCGAGGAGCTCGGCGAAGGGGAAGACGACGAGATCGAGGATCTCCGAGAGAAGGTGCGGCTCGCCCAGCTCCCCGAGGAGGCGATGAAGATCGCGCGGAAGCAGCTCGGGCGCATGTCGGGCATGCACCAGCAGTCCGCGGAGTTCAACGTCACGCGCACGTACGTCGAGTGGCTCGCCGACCTCCCGTGGCAGAAATCGACCCCCGACAAAATCGACGTGGTCGACGTGCGAAGGTGCCTCGACGAGGATCACTTCGGCCTCGAGAAGGTGAAGAAGCGCATCGTCGAGTACATGGCCGTGCGAAAGCTCCGCGCCGACAAAAAAGGCCCGATCCTTTGCTTCGTGGGCCCGCCCGGCGTCGGCAAGACCTCGCTCGGGAGGAGCATCGCGCGCAGTATGGGGCGCCGCTACCACCGCATCGCGCTCGGCGGCGTCCGCGACGAGGCCGAGATCCGCGGGCATCGACGCACGTACGTGGGCGCGCTCCCCGGTCGCATCATCCAGGGGCTCAAGAAGGTCGGGGTGAAGAACCCGGTCTTCGTGCTCGACGAGATCGACAAGATGGGCGTCGACGTGGCCGGCGATCCCGCGTCGGCCCTGCTCGAGGTGCTCGATCCGGCCCAGAACGGCACGTTCCAAGACCACTACATCGACACGCCGTTCGATCTCTCGCAGGTCACCTTCATCGCGACGGCGAACAACCCCGACACGATCCCGGGGCCGCTCTGGGACCGCCTCGAGGTCATCGAGGTGCCGGGGTACACGCGGTCGGAGAAGCGAAACATCGCCCGCGAGTTCTTGGGGCCGAAGCAGCTCTCGTCCCACGGCCTCACCGACGAGCGCCTCGAGCTCGAGGAGTCGGGCATCGGCGCCATCATCGACCACTACACGCGCGAGGCCGGCGTGCGCGGTCTCGAGCGTGAGATCGGGAGCGTCTGTCGGCACGTGGCCATGAAGCTCGCCGAGGGCGAGGACGTGCGCGTCGTCGCGACCAAAGAGAAGGTCGAAGAGATCCTCGGGGCCCCGAAGTACCTCCCGGACCTCGCCGAGCGAACGAGCGCCCCCGGCGTCGCGACCGGGCTCGCGTGGACACCCTCCGGCGGCGACATCCTCTTCATCGAAGCGACCAAGATGCCCGGCCGAGGCGACGTGGTCGTGACCGGAAATCTGAAGAGCGTCATGCAGGAGTCGGCGCAGGCGGCGATGTCGTTCGTGCGAAGCCGTGCGAAAGATCTTGGCCTCGATCCCGAGTTTTTGAAGACCATCGACCTTCACCTTCATGTCCCGAAAGGTGGGACGCCGAAAGACGGGCCGTCGGCCGGCATCACGATGTTCTCGGCGGTCACGTCGCTCTTGCTCCAGTGCGCAGTCAAACGCGAGGTGGCGATGACCGGCGAGATCACGCTCCGAGGAGCGGTGCTCCCCGTCGGCGGGATCAAGGAGAAGCTGCTCGCGGCCCATCGCGCGGGCATCACCGAGGTGCTCGTTCCGAGCCAGAACGAGCGTGATCTCGACGACGTGCCGAAAGACGTGTTGGCGGGCCTCAAGGTGCACCTCGTCCACAGGGTCGACGAGGTGCTCCCGCTCGTGCTCCTCCCGCCGGAGCCCGTGGCCGAGGAGCCCGCGGAAGAGCCGTGA
- a CDS encoding protein kinase, whose protein sequence is MVKEKWRIDALLGTGGMAAVYGATHRNGSRVALKMLHPTMSMDPALTARFRREGYVANTVNHPGVVRVLDDDVAEDGSVFLVMELLEGETADARANRLGGRLPLKDAILVMDALLDVLVAAHAVGIVHRDLKPENIFLTKDRLVKVLDFGIARLRDATAASAFTTNDGTLLGTPAFMPPEQARGRIEEIDALSDIWSVGATMFALICGEIVHNASTPNEIMILTATSPARSLGAAAPTTPKAIVDVVDKALAFDKAQRWSSAKAMQHALRQASFQGGSMSMPPPPSTEAGAGQGGFTSKPAPASLSGGYTALSGPTLFPGEVPAIPGAATLPPSDVASVSRHPSLSGGHSTVEGVAYSEGGKRKNAVFAASLVGVAIVAATAAVVISKRIDANSQGTPLPSASVTATATATALPSATATSQPSTPAPPPTGDESIELGDLDDAGPRIWPTGGRTIRRDGGASDGGAPKAVIDAGAKPTSDEPKPADPKPADPKPADPKPADPKPADPKPADPKPADPKPADPKP, encoded by the coding sequence ATGGTCAAGGAGAAATGGCGCATCGACGCCCTCCTCGGCACGGGCGGCATGGCGGCCGTGTACGGTGCGACGCACCGCAATGGGTCCCGCGTGGCGCTAAAAATGCTCCACCCGACGATGTCGATGGACCCGGCGCTCACGGCGCGGTTCCGTCGGGAAGGCTACGTCGCGAACACGGTCAACCACCCCGGTGTCGTCCGCGTGCTCGACGACGACGTGGCGGAGGACGGGTCGGTCTTCCTCGTCATGGAGCTCCTCGAAGGCGAGACCGCCGACGCGCGCGCGAACCGCCTCGGTGGCCGGCTCCCGCTCAAGGACGCGATCCTGGTGATGGACGCGCTGCTCGACGTGCTGGTCGCGGCGCACGCGGTCGGCATCGTTCACCGCGACCTCAAGCCCGAGAACATCTTCCTCACGAAGGACAGGCTCGTCAAAGTCCTCGATTTCGGCATCGCCCGGCTTCGCGACGCGACGGCGGCCTCGGCCTTCACCACGAACGACGGCACCCTCCTCGGTACCCCCGCGTTCATGCCCCCCGAGCAGGCGCGCGGCAGGATCGAAGAGATCGACGCCCTCTCCGACATCTGGTCCGTCGGAGCGACGATGTTCGCCCTGATCTGCGGCGAGATCGTCCACAACGCGTCGACGCCGAACGAGATCATGATCCTCACGGCGACGAGCCCGGCGCGTTCGCTCGGCGCGGCCGCCCCCACCACCCCCAAGGCCATCGTCGACGTCGTCGACAAGGCGCTCGCGTTCGACAAGGCGCAGCGGTGGAGCAGCGCAAAAGCGATGCAACACGCGCTCCGACAGGCGTCTTTCCAGGGGGGCTCGATGAGCATGCCGCCGCCGCCCTCGACCGAAGCGGGGGCGGGGCAAGGCGGCTTCACGTCGAAGCCCGCGCCCGCCTCCTTGTCGGGCGGCTACACGGCGCTCTCGGGTCCCACGCTCTTCCCGGGGGAGGTGCCCGCGATCCCCGGCGCAGCTACGCTCCCCCCTTCCGACGTCGCCTCCGTGTCCCGCCACCCGTCTTTGTCCGGCGGCCACTCGACGGTCGAGGGTGTGGCCTACAGCGAGGGTGGCAAGCGCAAGAACGCGGTCTTCGCGGCCTCGCTCGTCGGCGTCGCGATCGTCGCGGCCACGGCCGCCGTCGTGATCTCGAAGCGCATCGACGCAAACTCTCAGGGCACGCCCCTTCCGTCGGCTTCTGTCACGGCCACGGCCACGGCCACCGCCCTTCCCTCCGCGACGGCGACGTCCCAGCCGTCGACTCCGGCGCCACCGCCCACGGGCGACGAGAGCATCGAGCTCGGAGATCTCGACGACGCAGGACCTCGCATCTGGCCGACGGGCGGTCGCACGATCCGGCGAGACGGGGGCGCGAGCGACGGTGGCGCGCCGAAGGCCGTGATCGACGCCGGCGCCAAGCCGACCTCCGACGAGCCCAAGCCCGCAGACCCCAAGCCCGCAGACCCCAAGCCCGCAGACCCCAAACCCGCAGACCCCAAACCCGCAGACCCCAAACCTGCAGACCCCAAGCCCGCCGACCCCAAACCTGCGGACCCCAAGCCCTAA
- a CDS encoding SDR family oxidoreductase, with translation MNVLVTGGAGFIGSHLVTRLVRDGHSVRVLDNLTTGKQENLAEVAGDVDLHVGDIRDEGAVARAAEGRELVFHEAAIVSVPYSVEHPRETHAVNVQGTLNVALAARDAGARRIVFASSAAVYGEEPELPKRETHVPRPVSPYGVEKITGEHYLQAFSRVYGLESVCLRYFNVFGPRQDPSSAYSGVISIFADRVLRGAPITIFGDGSASRDFVFVDNVVAANVLAGTRAGVSGRSFNVALGERTTLLELAAAVGEACEATPAIVFAPERLGDVRDSVADISRAREDLGYAPTASLRDGLRALVAELRSGPRR, from the coding sequence ATGAACGTGCTCGTGACCGGAGGTGCCGGCTTCATCGGATCCCACCTCGTGACCCGCCTCGTGCGCGACGGGCACTCCGTGCGTGTGCTCGACAACCTCACGACAGGCAAGCAAGAGAACCTCGCCGAGGTCGCGGGCGACGTCGACCTGCACGTGGGGGACATCCGCGACGAGGGCGCGGTCGCCCGGGCGGCCGAGGGGCGCGAGCTCGTCTTCCACGAGGCGGCGATCGTGAGCGTGCCCTACTCGGTCGAGCACCCGAGAGAGACCCACGCCGTCAACGTGCAGGGCACCCTCAACGTGGCCCTCGCGGCTCGCGACGCGGGCGCGCGGCGCATCGTCTTCGCGAGCTCGGCGGCGGTCTACGGCGAGGAGCCGGAGCTCCCGAAGCGCGAGACCCACGTGCCGCGACCGGTCTCGCCGTACGGCGTCGAGAAGATCACGGGCGAGCACTACCTCCAGGCGTTCTCTCGCGTGTACGGCCTCGAGTCCGTGTGCCTGCGCTACTTCAACGTCTTCGGTCCCCGGCAAGACCCGTCGTCGGCGTACTCGGGCGTCATCAGCATCTTCGCCGACCGCGTCCTGCGCGGCGCGCCCATCACCATCTTCGGCGACGGGAGCGCCAGCCGGGACTTCGTCTTCGTCGACAACGTCGTCGCCGCGAACGTGCTCGCGGGGACACGAGCGGGGGTCTCGGGCCGGTCGTTCAACGTGGCGCTCGGCGAGCGCACCACCCTGCTCGAGCTCGCCGCGGCGGTGGGCGAGGCGTGCGAGGCTACACCGGCGATCGTCTTCGCCCCCGAGCGCCTCGGGGACGTCCGCGACTCGGTCGCCGACATCTCGCGGGCCCGCGAGGACCTCGGCTACGCGCCCACCGCCTCCCTGCGCGACGGCCTCCGGGCCCTCGTCGCAGAGCTCCGCTCCGGGCCACGTCGTTGA